One genomic segment of Desulfarculaceae bacterium includes these proteins:
- a CDS encoding class I SAM-dependent methyltransferase, producing MNYATFFSRQARKPTGVFGRFYMSRVFEKGNAELNDLTFESLAVAANEHILEIGCGTGLLIKRIAGHETGALIEGIDFSKSMVALAHKNNRRHIKRGKVAIHLGDFAQVTFQPDAFDKVFTVNTVYFWKNPEAILAKIHRVLKPGGRLIIGFHEKSEMEKMPLNKDVFKYYSTQDMKELLAGHGSLEDTEVISRKGARKVSYCAVCSKAVT from the coding sequence ATGAATTACGCGACGTTTTTTTCCAGGCAGGCGAGAAAGCCCACCGGCGTTTTCGGCCGCTTTTACATGTCACGGGTTTTCGAAAAAGGCAACGCCGAGCTGAACGACCTGACGTTTGAAAGTTTGGCCGTGGCGGCAAACGAGCACATCCTGGAAATAGGCTGCGGCACGGGACTGCTAATCAAGCGGATTGCCGGCCATGAAACCGGCGCCTTGATCGAGGGCATCGATTTTTCCAAGTCCATGGTGGCCTTGGCTCACAAAAACAACCGCCGGCATATCAAGCGGGGCAAGGTGGCAATCCACTTGGGGGACTTTGCACAGGTCACCTTCCAGCCCGATGCCTTTGACAAGGTGTTTACGGTAAACACAGTTTATTTTTGGAAAAACCCGGAAGCAATCCTTGCGAAAATACATCGGGTGTTGAAGCCGGGCGGCAGGCTGATCATCGGGTTTCACGAGAAAAGCGAAATGGAAAAGATGCCGCTCAACAAGGACGTATTCAAATATTATTCCACCCAAGACATGAAGGAGCTTCTCGCAGGTCATGGCTCCCTGGAGGATACCGAGGTCATCTCCAGGAAAGGCGCGCGAAAGGTCAGTTACTGCGCGGTGTGCAGCAAGGCGGTCACATAG
- a CDS encoding purine/pyrimidine permease has protein sequence MSNREPQEQRLEIIHSLDSWPGPATTTVLAAQWLVVLIPGLLVLGQVVGLAWGLDAAGRIEFMQRLLLVTAITQVVQVLWGHRLPGLAGPAAVLIVGVLATIASGPASVAGAMALGGAVTALAGLSGLAARLGRFYTPPVLASSLLLVAVSLTPTMRDLLYHPPAAGAAVSGPFLFGLGLVLIMLLAQFRLKGLWSSAALLMGLVAGSFIYYAMGLEPWPAWEAGAAAGLPSLMPVSLEFEPGVIAAFLLCYLALISNELATIESTGRIIKTGDMAARANRGVAASGLGGVLAGLGGVLGQVTYSVSPAMVISSKSASRWTLLPAAGATFLLALWPGGLALFGLVPEPVVGAVLLTLMAQSVYAALHVLLPEGGAPSWTSGATLGVALIASIVVSFMPPEIRSQIHPYLRPILGNGFVMGLILALLMEHVLLRGK, from the coding sequence ATGTCCAACCGTGAGCCCCAAGAGCAGCGCCTGGAGATCATCCACTCCCTGGATTCCTGGCCCGGTCCGGCCACCACCACGGTGCTGGCCGCCCAGTGGCTGGTGGTGCTGATCCCCGGCCTGCTGGTGCTGGGCCAGGTGGTGGGCCTGGCCTGGGGCCTGGACGCGGCCGGCCGCATCGAGTTCATGCAGCGCCTCCTCTTGGTCACGGCCATCACACAGGTGGTGCAGGTGCTCTGGGGCCACCGCCTGCCCGGCCTGGCGGGCCCGGCGGCGGTCTTGATCGTGGGCGTGCTGGCCACCATCGCCAGCGGACCCGCCTCGGTGGCCGGGGCCATGGCCCTGGGCGGGGCGGTCACCGCCCTGGCCGGGCTCAGCGGCCTGGCCGCCCGTTTGGGCCGCTTCTACACCCCCCCGGTATTGGCCTCCAGCCTGCTCCTGGTGGCGGTTAGCCTCACCCCCACCATGCGCGACCTGCTATACCATCCCCCGGCGGCGGGAGCGGCCGTCTCCGGACCTTTCCTCTTCGGCCTGGGCCTGGTGCTCATCATGCTCCTGGCCCAGTTCCGCCTCAAGGGGCTATGGTCCTCCGCCGCCCTGCTCATGGGCCTGGTGGCAGGCAGCTTCATCTACTACGCCATGGGCCTGGAGCCCTGGCCCGCCTGGGAGGCCGGGGCCGCCGCCGGACTGCCCAGCCTCATGCCGGTGAGCCTGGAGTTCGAGCCCGGAGTGATCGCCGCCTTCTTGCTCTGCTACCTGGCCCTGATCAGCAACGAGCTGGCCACCATCGAGAGCACCGGGCGCATCATCAAGACCGGCGATATGGCCGCGCGGGCCAACCGGGGCGTGGCCGCCTCGGGCCTGGGCGGGGTCTTGGCCGGGCTGGGCGGAGTGCTGGGCCAGGTTACTTACTCGGTGAGCCCGGCCATGGTCATAAGCTCCAAGAGCGCCAGCCGCTGGACCCTGCTGCCCGCCGCCGGGGCCACCTTTCTCCTGGCCCTGTGGCCCGGCGGGCTGGCCCTGTTCGGCCTGGTGCCCGAGCCGGTGGTGGGCGCGGTGCTCTTAACCCTCATGGCCCAGAGCGTCTACGCGGCCCTGCACGTGCTCCTGCCCGAGGGCGGGGCGCCCTCCTGGACCAGCGGAGCCACCCTGGGGGTGGCCCTCATCGCCAGCATCGTGGTCAGCTTCATGCCCCCGGAGATCAGGTCCCAGATCCACCCCTATCTGCGGCCCATCCTGGGCAACGGCTTTGTGATGGGCCTGATTCTGGCCTTGCTGATGGAGCATGTGCTGCTCAGGGGCAAATAG
- a CDS encoding phosphoribosylformylglycinamidine synthase has product MARRLEIGLKPRLNDPAGGGLAHKAKAYLGLALERVRVLRVLTFDTHLSDAELERVRGEIFTNPVTEISSFAPLADQVLPGFDWALWVGYKPGVKDNEGATAIEAMADALGRSFGEDEAVYSSRLFLIEAPKLNQEGAERICRRLLANDLIQTWRVIPAKDWNPAQGIGVVIPRVELAHQPSVKSLAIGSDPELLTLSAERDLFLNPADVPVIRAYFNDPAVRAQRQSVGMGDPTDVELEYVSQARSDHCNHNTFGGRFIYQDLVSGEKKVVANLFKETIKEPTEKLAAAKDWVVSVLWDNAGVAKLDDEFNYVITGETHNSPSNMEAYGGAITGIVGVYRDPMGTGKGSKLVAGLWGYCVAPRDYDGELTPALHPRRLLDGIIEGVRDGGNKSGIPTASGLLHFDPRYLGKCLVFVSAVGVIPATINGEPTEQKTTKPGQLVIMCGGRVGADGIHGVTASSAGYSENTPAGHVQIGDPYTQKKMHDFLLEARDAGLVPYLTDNGGGGLSSSVGESARFSPGAVVDLKQVPLKYEGLDPWQIWVSESQERMTVAVEPEDEAAFMDLADKHQVEATVIGRFTGDGKLRLDYGEDVCCYVDVEFLEEGFPQWEFEALWTPPEARGLSEPVISPPQDFGGLVLDLLDSPNLCSREWINRQYDHEVQGTSLLKPFCGRDQDAPAEASVILPVLTSKVGLAMAQVIAPDYGTIDTKAMVQASIDEAYRRLVAVGGDPEQVGGVDNFCWPSIQYHPVTNPDGRYKAAQLVRACWGLKEACEALEIPLLSGKDSMYVDGTLAARYGSSQRVSGPCTMMFTATAPVPDLTALQSLEPKVAGDYVYCLGVTKNELGGSALYGLWDQVGLNVPLVDLKATKALGAGLHQALKEGMVASSAVVSRGGLALCLARMVLASRLGLEVDLDCLEVGGQVSAMQRLFSESTGRMLVTVPSKRCNEFEDMLEGVPWARMGRVVRGGELTVGYNGQRVLALKGDQMRRAWRRRFGRMV; this is encoded by the coding sequence ATGGCTAGACGCCTGGAGATAGGGCTCAAGCCCCGGCTCAACGACCCGGCGGGCGGCGGACTGGCGCACAAAGCCAAGGCCTATTTGGGCCTGGCCTTGGAGCGGGTCCGGGTGCTCCGGGTGCTCACCTTTGATACCCACCTGAGCGATGCCGAGCTGGAGCGGGTGCGCGGGGAGATCTTCACCAACCCGGTGACCGAGATCAGCTCCTTTGCGCCCCTGGCCGATCAGGTTCTGCCCGGCTTCGACTGGGCCCTGTGGGTGGGCTACAAGCCCGGGGTCAAGGACAACGAGGGAGCCACGGCCATCGAGGCCATGGCCGACGCCCTGGGGCGGAGCTTCGGCGAGGACGAGGCGGTCTACTCCAGCCGCTTGTTCCTCATCGAGGCCCCCAAGCTGAACCAAGAAGGCGCCGAGCGCATCTGCCGCCGCCTGTTGGCCAACGACCTGATCCAGACCTGGCGGGTCATCCCGGCCAAGGACTGGAACCCGGCCCAGGGCATCGGGGTGGTCATCCCCCGGGTGGAGCTGGCCCACCAGCCCAGCGTGAAGAGCCTGGCCATCGGCTCCGACCCCGAGCTATTAACCCTCTCGGCCGAGCGCGACCTTTTCCTCAACCCGGCCGACGTGCCGGTGATCCGGGCCTATTTCAACGACCCGGCGGTGCGCGCCCAGCGCCAGAGCGTGGGCATGGGCGACCCCACCGACGTGGAGCTGGAGTACGTCAGCCAGGCCCGCTCCGACCATTGCAACCACAACACCTTCGGCGGCCGCTTCATCTACCAGGACCTGGTGAGCGGCGAGAAGAAGGTGGTGGCCAACCTGTTCAAGGAGACCATCAAGGAGCCCACCGAGAAGCTGGCCGCGGCCAAGGACTGGGTGGTGAGCGTCTTGTGGGACAACGCCGGGGTGGCCAAGCTGGACGACGAGTTCAACTACGTGATCACCGGCGAGACCCACAACAGCCCCAGCAACATGGAGGCCTACGGCGGGGCCATCACCGGCATCGTGGGGGTCTACCGCGACCCCATGGGCACCGGCAAGGGCTCCAAGCTGGTGGCCGGTCTCTGGGGTTATTGCGTGGCCCCGCGCGACTACGACGGCGAGCTGACCCCGGCCCTGCACCCCCGTCGCCTGCTGGACGGCATCATCGAGGGGGTGCGCGACGGGGGCAACAAGAGCGGCATCCCCACGGCCAGCGGGCTGCTGCACTTCGACCCGCGCTACCTGGGCAAGTGCCTGGTGTTCGTGAGCGCGGTGGGGGTGATTCCCGCCACCATCAACGGCGAGCCCACCGAGCAAAAGACCACCAAGCCGGGCCAGCTGGTGATCATGTGCGGGGGCCGGGTGGGGGCCGACGGCATCCACGGGGTGACCGCCTCCAGCGCGGGCTACAGCGAGAACACGCCAGCGGGCCACGTGCAGATCGGCGACCCCTACACCCAGAAGAAGATGCACGACTTTCTCCTGGAGGCCCGCGACGCCGGGCTGGTGCCCTACCTCACCGACAACGGCGGGGGCGGGCTCTCCAGCTCCGTCGGCGAAAGCGCCCGCTTCAGCCCCGGCGCGGTGGTGGACCTGAAGCAGGTGCCGCTCAAGTACGAGGGCCTGGACCCCTGGCAGATCTGGGTTTCCGAGAGCCAGGAGCGCATGACCGTGGCCGTGGAGCCCGAGGACGAGGCCGCCTTCATGGACCTGGCCGACAAGCACCAGGTGGAGGCCACGGTGATCGGGCGCTTCACCGGCGACGGCAAGCTCCGCCTGGACTACGGCGAGGATGTCTGCTGCTACGTGGACGTGGAGTTCTTGGAGGAGGGCTTCCCCCAGTGGGAGTTCGAGGCCCTTTGGACCCCGCCCGAGGCGCGGGGCCTCAGCGAGCCGGTGATCAGCCCGCCCCAGGACTTTGGCGGCCTGGTCTTGGATCTGTTGGACTCGCCCAACCTCTGCTCGCGGGAGTGGATCAACCGCCAGTACGACCACGAGGTGCAGGGCACCAGCCTACTCAAGCCCTTCTGCGGCCGCGACCAGGACGCCCCGGCCGAGGCCTCGGTGATTTTGCCGGTCTTGACCAGCAAGGTGGGCCTGGCCATGGCCCAGGTCATCGCCCCGGACTACGGCACCATCGACACCAAGGCCATGGTTCAGGCCAGCATCGACGAGGCCTACCGCCGCCTGGTGGCGGTGGGCGGCGACCCGGAGCAGGTGGGCGGGGTGGACAACTTCTGCTGGCCCAGCATCCAGTATCACCCGGTGACCAACCCGGACGGCCGCTACAAGGCGGCCCAGTTGGTGCGCGCCTGCTGGGGGCTCAAGGAAGCCTGCGAGGCCCTGGAGATTCCGCTCTTGTCGGGCAAGGACTCCATGTACGTGGACGGCACCCTGGCGGCGCGCTACGGCTCGTCCCAGCGGGTGAGCGGCCCCTGCACCATGATGTTCACCGCCACCGCGCCGGTGCCCGACCTCACGGCCCTGCAAAGCCTGGAGCCCAAGGTGGCGGGCGACTACGTCTACTGCCTGGGTGTCACCAAGAACGAGCTGGGCGGCAGCGCCCTCTACGGCCTGTGGGACCAGGTGGGGCTCAACGTGCCCTTGGTGGACTTAAAGGCCACCAAGGCCCTGGGCGCTGGCCTGCACCAGGCGCTCAAGGAGGGCATGGTGGCCTCCAGCGCGGTGGTGAGCCGGGGCGGCTTGGCCCTGTGCCTGGCCCGCATGGTCCTGGCCTCGCGCCTGGGCCTGGAGGTGGACCTGGACTGCCTGGAGGTGGGCGGCCAGGTGAGCGCCATGCAGCGGCTGTTCAGCGAATCCACCGGCCGCATGCTGGTCACGGTGCCTTCCAAGCGCTGCAATGAGTTCGAGGATATGCTCGAAGGTGTGCCCTGGGCCCGCATGGGCCGGGTGGTGCGCGGCGGCGAGCTCACCGTGGGCTACAACGGCCAGCGCGTGCTGGCCCTGAAGGGCGACCAGATGCGCCGCGCCTGGCGGCGGCGCTTCGGGAGGATGGTGTGA
- a CDS encoding phosphoribosylformylglycinamidine synthase subunit PurQ, translated as MPGVDNVKALVLTGFGLNCDWETAHTLRLAGAEAHRVHISDLTGTAKRKATKTLDDYQILVFDGGFAWGDDHGAGVLLATRLGNHLGDQLRAFLERGGLVMGICNGFQALVNLGLLPMLDGWKRQVALAANDCGNFQDRWVELLVEPQNACLFTKGMDRLDLPIRHGEGKLVCDEATLAELEAKGMVAVRYGNGRGKRADGKWPANPNGSLNDIAGICDPTGRVFGLMPHPEGFYRASQHPDYTLTRERARRKGKDSDPLGPGAGLAMFVNAVKAAREGLA; from the coding sequence ATGCCGGGCGTGGATAACGTGAAAGCCCTGGTGCTCACCGGCTTCGGGCTCAACTGCGACTGGGAGACCGCCCACACCCTGCGCCTGGCCGGGGCCGAGGCCCACCGGGTGCACATAAGCGACCTGACCGGCACCGCCAAGCGCAAGGCCACGAAAACCCTGGATGATTACCAGATACTCGTCTTTGACGGCGGCTTCGCCTGGGGCGACGACCACGGGGCCGGGGTGCTCCTGGCCACCCGCCTGGGCAACCACCTGGGCGATCAGCTGCGGGCCTTTTTGGAGCGCGGCGGCCTGGTCATGGGCATCTGCAACGGCTTCCAGGCCCTGGTGAACCTGGGCCTATTGCCCATGCTGGACGGCTGGAAGCGGCAGGTGGCCTTGGCGGCCAACGACTGCGGCAACTTCCAGGACCGCTGGGTGGAGCTTTTAGTCGAACCTCAGAACGCCTGCCTGTTCACCAAGGGCATGGACCGCCTGGACCTGCCCATCCGCCACGGCGAGGGCAAGCTGGTCTGCGATGAGGCCACCCTGGCCGAGCTGGAAGCCAAAGGCATGGTGGCGGTGCGCTACGGCAACGGGCGCGGCAAGCGGGCCGACGGAAAATGGCCGGCGAACCCCAATGGTTCGCTCAATGATATCGCTGGCATATGCGACCCCACCGGGCGGGTTTTCGGGCTGATGCCCCATCCCGAGGGCTTTTACCGCGCCTCGCAGCACCCGGATTACACCCTGACCCGCGAGCGGGCCCGCCGCAAGGGCAAGGACAGTGACCCCCTGGGTCCGGGCGCGGGCCTGGCCATGTTCGTCAACGCGGTCAAGGCCGCCCGGGAGGGCCTGGCGTGA
- a CDS encoding HD domain-containing protein: MTPAGPPLNSIEPGSELTGSYLLLRCSLGTTKNGKPYGMLRLGDRTGEVEAKLWDRAEELLSGLEPGMVAAVSGKVDSYQGRTQVVLNHLAHDPACEPAEFLPASPVPLAELQAGLAEALAWVTQPDLKQLLESVFVADREFAATFERAPAAKGAHHNYVHGLLEHTVSCARAARASAALYPGEIEAQVLIAGALLHDIGKVRELTIGPPIDYTDEGRMEGHLALGLRMLEVKMAAIPEFPPRLAEHLRHMILSHHGAYEFGSPRKPKTAEALALNFADDLDAKMNMAAKARREAGPGHWSEYHRLLERFLYVGPGPLEGLAPGEAIDEPVEPGEAAPPEEPPKAKRKKRAAPEAPPVPDLFAGSGEGS, from the coding sequence GTGACCCCTGCCGGACCGCCGCTGAACAGCATCGAACCCGGCAGCGAGCTGACCGGCAGCTACCTCCTGCTGCGCTGCTCCCTGGGCACCACCAAAAACGGCAAGCCTTACGGCATGTTGCGCCTGGGGGACCGCACCGGGGAGGTGGAGGCCAAGCTCTGGGACCGGGCCGAGGAGCTACTCTCCGGCCTGGAGCCGGGCATGGTGGCCGCGGTGAGCGGCAAGGTGGATTCCTACCAGGGCCGCACCCAGGTGGTGCTCAACCATCTGGCCCACGACCCGGCCTGCGAGCCGGCCGAGTTTCTGCCCGCCAGCCCGGTGCCCCTGGCCGAGCTGCAAGCCGGGCTGGCCGAGGCCCTGGCCTGGGTGACTCAGCCTGACTTGAAGCAATTGCTCGAATCTGTTTTCGTGGCCGACCGCGAGTTCGCGGCCACCTTTGAGCGCGCCCCGGCCGCCAAGGGGGCCCACCACAACTATGTGCACGGACTCCTTGAGCATACGGTCTCTTGCGCCCGGGCGGCCCGCGCCTCGGCCGCGCTCTATCCGGGCGAGATCGAGGCCCAGGTGCTCATCGCCGGGGCCCTGCTGCACGACATCGGCAAGGTGCGCGAGCTGACCATAGGCCCGCCCATCGACTACACCGACGAGGGGCGCATGGAGGGGCATCTGGCCCTGGGCCTGCGCATGCTTGAGGTCAAGATGGCGGCGATCCCGGAGTTTCCCCCCCGCCTGGCCGAGCACCTGCGGCACATGATCCTGAGCCACCACGGTGCCTATGAGTTCGGCAGCCCGCGCAAGCCCAAGACCGCCGAGGCCTTGGCGCTCAACTTCGCCGACGACCTGGACGCCAAGATGAACATGGCGGCCAAGGCCCGCCGCGAGGCCGGGCCGGGCCATTGGAGCGAGTACCACCGCCTGCTGGAGCGCTTCCTCTACGTGGGCCCCGGCCCCCTGGAGGGCCTGGCCCCCGGCGAGGCGATTGACGAGCCCGTCGAGCCCGGGGAAGCCGCGCCCCCCGAAGAGCCGCCCAAGGCCAAGCGCAAAAAACGCGCCGCGCCCGAGGCCCCGCCGGTCCCGGACCTGTTCGCCGGGTCCGGAGAGGGAAGCTAG
- the tmk gene encoding dTMP kinase — MESAAQNRAPFITLEGGEGAGKSTQQRMLVRRARGMGLQVLGTREPGATALGAAVREVLTIPGRDHPRERAELLLYLADRAQHVHQIIAPALDSGQVVICDRFADSSEVYQGRARSLGVQWVRQLNRWACGEVWPSLTLLLDQDPAVGLKRVRERQFQLGLTTDRLENEGLEFHQQVREGFLAQAEAEPERIKVVDAGQPQEEVAAAIWALAEPILKEFKRSEA; from the coding sequence GTGGAGAGCGCGGCGCAAAACCGGGCCCCCTTCATCACCCTGGAGGGCGGCGAGGGGGCGGGCAAGAGCACCCAGCAGCGCATGTTGGTGCGCCGGGCCCGGGGCATGGGGCTCCAGGTGCTGGGCACCCGCGAGCCCGGGGCCACCGCTCTGGGCGCGGCGGTGCGCGAGGTGCTCACCATCCCGGGGCGGGACCATCCCCGCGAGCGTGCCGAGCTTTTGCTTTATCTGGCCGACCGGGCCCAGCACGTGCACCAGATCATCGCCCCGGCCCTGGACAGCGGCCAGGTGGTGATCTGCGACCGCTTCGCCGACTCCAGCGAGGTCTACCAGGGCCGCGCCCGGAGCCTGGGGGTGCAGTGGGTGCGCCAGCTGAACCGCTGGGCCTGCGGCGAGGTGTGGCCCTCGCTCACCCTGCTGTTGGACCAGGACCCGGCGGTGGGGCTCAAGCGGGTGCGGGAGCGCCAGTTTCAGCTGGGGCTGACCACCGACCGCCTGGAGAATGAGGGCCTGGAGTTTCACCAACAGGTGCGCGAGGGTTTCCTGGCCCAGGCCGAGGCCGAGCCGGAGCGCATCAAAGTGGTGGACGCGGGGCAGCCCCAGGAAGAGGTGGCCGCGGCCATCTGGGCCCTGGCCGAACCGATCCTAAAGGAGTTCAAACGCAGTGAAGCTTAG